Genomic window (Oryza sativa Japonica Group chromosome 3, ASM3414082v1):
aggaactccgataggatcAGTCTCGGCCATGTAATCGATACAAAACTCAATGCCTtcctcggtcgtgtaaccttcaatgatgctcccctctGGTTTTGCTCTGTTCCGAACGTAGGACTTCAGAAttcccatgtacctctcgaatgGCCACATTTCTCTCATAAAAGTTGGCCCACATATTTTTGTGTGCTTCACTAGGTGAACAGTGAGATGAACCATGATATCAAAGAAAGCCAGTGGAAAATACATCTCCAAGTGACACAGGCTACTGACAATATCGGCCTGCAACCCATCTAGGTCTTCTGGATCTATAATCTTCTGACcgattgcattgaagaaggcacAAAGCCGTTGGATCGTGTGACGGACTTGTGGTGGTAGAATGCCACTtatagcaactggcaagatcTGTGTGATTACcacgtggcaatcgtgagacttcattccaaccagcTTAAGATCCTCCAATTTAACGTACTTACTTATTCTCGCGCAATAGCCCGAAGGAACTTTAATATCTGCCAGACATGATAGcattgcgatcttctcatccttcgacaatGTGTGGCAAGCTGGTGGGAGGTACGCTCTTCCTGTCTTCTCATCTGTAACAGGCTGAAGTTCACTGCGAATGTTCATCTCCTGTAGATCGAGACGCGCATTCAACCTGTCCTTTGTCTTGCCAGGCATATTCAACAATAGCCCCAGCAAGCTATCGCACACATTCTTCTCTACGTGCAtcagatcaatgcaatgacggaccTCAAGATCTTCCCAataaggtagccgccaaaatatggattttttcttccacatcctcttcttgtcctccttgctacgttttcttttcttcccaaactcattagTAATGTCCTTCACCATGTTGTGTACCTGATCTCCGGACAAATCCGCAGGGGCAGACCCAAGTTCTTTCTTACCattgaaaattttcttctttcttctaaaggCGTGCCGTAGGGGGAGCCATCTCCTATGACCCATGTAAACCatctttcttgatttcttcagccacctaCTGCGTGTATGTTCCATACAGTcagagcatgccttctttcctttcacGGTTTGTCCAGAAAGATTACCCAGCGCGGGATAATCATTAATGGTGCAAAACAATAGAACTCGTAGtgtgaagttctcctgaccatatgcatcccaagtttccacaccctCTTTCCACAGAATCTCAAGGTCATCGATAACAGGCTCCAAGAACACATCGATGTAATTGCCGGGTTGTctcggaccttggattaacaagcacaacataatatatttccttTTGAAGCACAACCATGGTGGGAGGTTAAAGTTCGCAATgagaactggccaagtgctgtgagaactgctcatgtctctgaaaggattcatgccatccgtacacaaacatatcctcatgtttctgggggtcggcagcaaagtctttgtgctTTCGTTCGATATTCCTCCATTGAATCGAATCCGCAGGGTGTCTTAGCAAaccgtcattccttctctctgtggcatgccaacgtactaactttgCTTCATTGGTGTTGGCAAatattctcttgaaacgatcaatgattgGTAGATACCACACGACCTTCGCCGGACCACCCTGCTTTGACTTCTTTCCCTCCCCCGCGCtcttctttcgcttgtatcgagaagccttgcaaacaggacaagcatctaagtccgcgtattgcttgtggtacaatatgcaatCGTTTGGACACGCGTGAATTCTCCGGACCTCTAACCCTAGGGGACACAGAACCTGTtttgcttcatatgtcgtctcgggcaatgtgttctcctGAGGAAGCATGTCCTTCAGTATTCCCAAAAGttctgtgaaactcttgtctgacCATCCACTACTAGCCTTCAACTTCATTAGGTCTAATGTTGCTGATAATTTGGTGTGCTTTGGCTTGCATCCTGCGTATAGAGGAGTCTCCGAGTCACtgaccaacctgctgaacttcattGAATCTGTCTCGTTCATAGCTACGTCatcaacgtcacgtaacatgtcttgcagcatatcagggtccacatcaaccatttcaccgcccaatggagatgggacaaacatgtcatgctcttcttcatctccttctTCATGATTGTCTGCACCACTTCCGTCCGCAGCTACACCATCAGTACCCagatcttgctctccatgcttcacccagcATGTGTATCTCTTCATGAATCCCCGGCGTATCAAGTGTGTGTGTACTTCCTTTTCATCGTCCAACCAAATCTCATTCCTGCAATCGctacatggacaacacatgtactTATCGTTTCTTCTTATCCTATCCTCCACTGCGGCTTTCATAAAACTTAATACGCCATCTCTATACTCTTTGTACTGACGCCTCAAGCCAGTCGTGTACATCTAACTTCGATCCATCGCTGAACAATGAACAAAATATTAGTTAACATCTCATAACATAAGTACTACTAAATTAATAGGAAATTAGTAGTACCCTTTTacttacttttatgattttcctatttttgtttgcaaaaaaattacataaattCGCCCCCTTcaacctcccaccaaaatagtgaacagtgggataaCTACAGACAACGGACTGCTGGAGTATATATAGTGTGCAAagtatatctcaatcgggccaaaaaAAAGTCATCTCTAACGAGCGCACACTAATCTCTAACGAGCAAAAATAGAAGCCCGACACCGATaagagtcatcggtgacgggcattcaggccatctcaatcgggccttctttggagcccgtcaccgatgacactcatctgtgacgggctcagtATTTGGGCCCAATTGAGATAGTGGagatcatctcaatcgggcctaacttcaagcccgtcacagatgagtgtcatcggtgacgggctatagGAGTATGCACCCTGACGAGTACATCTACAACGGCAAaaatttaggcccgattgagatgacttcgttCTGACGGCCCACGTTGCCCAGGCATGTGATGGACCGTCACAGATGAGATGTACTAGTGAATTAAATAAACTAACTGTTTCACTTGAAGATCTGAGAAGTAAAATtcattttgtttagttgaacCAAACGAGTAAATAATTATCCACATTTTAGCATGTGTTTACACctaattttaaaagtttttttttcaattttgttatCTAGCTCTATTTTCATGATTACTCAATAGATTTTTAGAGAGTATCCCTAAAACTACTATTCTCAGAAAAACTTTAAAATTCATAGTCATTGTTGAATAATAATGCAACTTGATGCAAAGTGGACCAGCTTAGAGTGGTCTTCTAGCTTTCTATATTACTTATAAAAAAGTAGTGAAGCGGACAGTAAATCTGTCATCCCACCTATCTCCGTTGTACTTTTATAAATTATCCCTCAAACTCCttagtataaaaaataaattaaatctaAATGGATAGTCACATCTAAAGTTAAATTAAGATGAACATTCCCTATAGCAGCATTGTCGACGGGCTATACCCGAAGACGAGATTAATTTGTAAAGTATAAAGATTATTGGAACCATGGTATACACAAGATCAGATCAAGCAGGCAAGAGACAAAggtttatactggttcgggcccaAAAGGAGAGTAATAACCCTAGTCTAGTTTATCTGGATTTATGGATAGGATGTCACAAAGATTACAATGGGAAATAGGAAAACTAGTCTAATTCACCAATTAGAAGCTGTCGAGAATGGTCCGACGAGTTCTATTCAGCGAATACAGTTTCTGGCTTCCTCCAAATTGTTTCTTAATATGGCTTTGGCTATGACTTGTAACTCGATGCCCCTCCCTGAACACACGGGGGCCTTGTATATATCATAGTTTTAAATCTCCCACTATAGCTGCCGCTATCTCCGGCTATAGTGGTTTGATAAGGGTTCTAACTATTTGATCTCATGTACAATTTAGGCACTATAACTCCATTTAGACCGCCATAACTGCTGTtatagctgtttgagaagcGCTAACCGCTAAATGCCTTAACCCGCTATTTAAAACATAGGTATATATAGTGTagatcctcttcttcttcaagTAGAACTCAGAGAATCGGAGAGATAAAACAGAATACGGGCAAGGAGATCTTATCTTCTCCGACTTAGACTCTAACACCTTCTATTCCGAGTAGCTAATTTATTATTTATCCGCCATATTTCATTAATCAAAGACACCTTCTCGTATACAATCGGGTATATGGTATTGTCATATTCCATGAATCCATGTATGGTATGCATTACGCTTGACACTGACAAGCATGAtagataatatattttatagaaaatatatttataatttatttaggtaatattataatatactccatctattttaGAATATAACTACttctagaatttaaatttgtcTAAAAAATACAACCATTTCTCCACCTATGTTCTCATCTCAATCAACCACAAACATTTATCATCCCAAATTTAGTCTTTTGTTAAAGACAAGGGCATAGGTAGTTGTGTTTTTAGACAGATAAAGTTGTTTTATTATCTGTAGCAAAGCACTTGTATTCAACTACTAATTTAAATTATCTATAATCTAGATACATgtataaataactaaaaaatGTTTATGGAAACACAAATCAACATTGGCCTTTATGTCTGCGTAAACATAGATGTAGAGATTCGGATGCAAACAACTTTCTTTTTTCTAACATtagttttttaagaaaattgAAATTAAGGCAAAATATTTGCCTTATTGATCGATAGAGAAGATAAAAGGATCAACATTAGTGGTTAAGAGAGATATACTACTGCATATTCAGGAATAATTTATAGCAGAATATGCGTGCAACACCATGCAAGATTTTTCTCCTTGCCTTTTACAGGGTCAAACGGTAATGTTTCCCTTCAACTTTCCCATCTGGAAGATTCCACGAAATCAAAACCAAGCACTTGTTTAAGCACTTGTTTAGATTAATGCCATTTcaaaccatattttttttttcaaagttgtcaaatatgtgcatccatttagtttcttaccaaactctaaaaaataaataataaatcctGACAAAACTTAGCAATATTGCCaaattgttaaaattttggtaataacaaaatttggtaaggtttattttggctacaatctaaacaAGCCCCAAATATCGAACAACTTTCACAGTCTACACTATTTATTGTTTTTGGTTACCTTAATATCGAAAACAAAGTAGCACAACTACGGAGTAGTCCCTTAATCCTATAATAAACAAGATTTCCAAAATTTCTAGGTTCCAATAGAGCATAAtctccactggtggagaagtgctttttagtcccggttcgtaaccccctgtaccgggactacgaatctgggactaaagatcgctatctttagtcctggttcaaataaccgggactaaacatccatctttagttccggttggtgttatcagcCGGCACTAAAgatcttttttctttatttctttttcattgtttttaacattcaatattgatttcacaccatccTCAAATCATACCAAGAAATCCCAAATCTAAATCATCACATATCACAtaacatctccaaatcctcaaatagatcatctccaaatacatcacaaactcttaaaaaaattacatcacaagtttaAAGCTTAATTCAAATGTAATACGACCAAACGAGGACAGCAATCTCACGAGTTAGAGACACAATTCGTTTGGTGGGCAGGCATACAACAGAGGCCACACAATACTATATAGAGATGTGTTGATTTACATATGCAGAAGGAGGATCGGAGGACAGGGCGGGCGTTCTAGCTGGTGCAGTTTgccggccggccgtcgccgagcggccccccacgccgccgcgcgcgcaggccgcctccgcgcggccccccgcgccgccgcgccggctgccgccacgccaccctggcgccgccacgcaggccgccgcccggccggccCGTTCTCCTCGTGCCAGTCGTCTTCTTCGCTGTGAattgaaggaaaaaaaggaaagaaaagccagagttagagataaggaaagacatAAGAAATTAGACaggaaaaaagagatagagggaggagtttgttgtgtggacggaAAAAGAGTATAGGTactagggattatatagtgctttttgatttttattcctggttagtaacatcaaccggaactaaaaataagtttttagtCCCGTtaggtgttactaaccgggactaaaaatcctaGGGCCCTGACACGGCCTGACATGGAattaactgggactaaagatgaactttagtctcggttggagttaccaacagAGACTAAAGATaatgtttagtcccggttggtaacaacaaccgggactttTTAGTCTCAGTTTTTAatcgaaccgggactattgtagatttgggtcgaccgaccaaagatggtttctctaccaatGCTCACCGAATAACAAATGTTAAACCAAAGCAACTATCTGGTTAGTGTGCCAATCAATAGATTCATGACGATGGCAGATCCACATCCCGTAACCTTGCACGATTGTTCTGGGCTCATTGGCGGATGATATGCTAAAATCCTATATAACTAGTAAATACTCTGCCGCGTTGCTATGGAAAATTATGTTAcataatatgtacaaataagATGTAGTAAGATtatcaaaactaaaacaaattgatACAATTTTGAGCCTAAAAAAATTGAGATTGCATGATTTTACGAGAGAAGAAATTAAGAAGAGATAATTTGAGCCATAGATCTATCATCCAAAGGTTAGAAATAATTAGGGTGATGTGGCTTAACGAGAGAAGAGATAAATAAtattaactacacttagtggggatgaactatataagtatatagggtTTGTttttaactctttttatttatctaAAATAAGTTCAGTTTTAGAGTGATCATTGCATCGGAGTTTCTAAAAGTAAAGAATAATTGTATTGAAAGTAGATAAAGTGAGAAATAGTTGTATTAGGATTTGACAAAGTAtggatattatatttttaaaattttgtattGATGTTTGTGAGATGGGTaattaacttattttgggacggatgaagtatactaatactctctccatctattttggatagtcatatttccaaacctaaaaattttctttttgataggcatatttcaatccgacaacctatcctcttaatggctttctcggatttaatgcatgtctctccattcttccacacaagattagctacatggacatcgagaaatgtaaatattaatgaatcgattgtttacgaggaatgactagtagcatgtttaaatggataataaatagaattacttatccttggtctatgtatcaagatgaaatataactatcaaaagtagatggagggagtatatccctTAGGCTAAGGAATCAGCACTATGAGCAACTTGTACATGACATAATTTGAAAATAGAATTAACAACTGCACTGAAATTGCCATGCAAAGGTGTAAAAAACAAAAGCCAGTTTTTTCGAAGATACTCTCCCCGTCCAATAATATATGGGATTTTGGATGGATACGATACATCTTAGTTCAATAAATTTtgacatatatgatatataatttgtccagatttattgtattagttagaatgtgtcacattcatctaaaattttttatattatggatggagagagtaaaaCTTCACCCCACGGTACACTAGAGCGTGCGTAGAACTTGTAGCCACAGCATGGTCGTGTGTGCTGCATCGTGTGACGTGCCCGGTCTTGTCCATCGTACAAGCGGTACAACTATGAGGACTTTTGGAGCATCCGTGTCGGCCACTGTGTgggctctcctctctctttctctctcaccctcAGCGCCCTCCTATCCTCGAGGCGGCAATACCTCGTCAACTCCGTAGCCCCATGACGCGGCGCCTTTGCTCCCTACCCCCAAATCCGCCTATACGACTTGCACTCTTTCACCAGCAAAACACACCCCGTGAGAAGAACATTGACATGAAGGAAGAGAACAATTTATTTTTCTCCAAAACTTCTGTAGAAGAGCCCTTTCATTTGGAAATCTAGACTCTGTGCCTGCAGCTCCAATCGTTCTCATAACAAGTCATAGGGATCAATACAAGATGAGTATGGGTGTGTTCGAGGGAGAGAGGATGggaaagatacgcaaaacgagttaagttattagctcatgattaattaagtattaactattttaaacttcaaaaatgaattaatataatttttaaaacaacttttctatagaaaatttttataaaaaacacaccgtttagtaatttgaaaagcgtgcgcgcggaaaacgagtaACAATCTCCGCTGTCTCCAATGAACGAACGCAACCTATGTCTATATAGCTTAATGAaggattatttatataatttaaacGAACAAAAAGGGTAAAAAGTTGCTCGCCCACGCAAACGGGGCGTCCAGGCCGGCCGGTAATTTCTTTTCTACGTACACGGCAAAAACCAAGACTCGTAGACTAGTACTCCtaaaagaaagggaaagaaaaaaaaatgccaatAAACTAGGCTCGCCGGCGAGAAAAAATTACTACTGCTTCGCCGCCGGGATCCAGTAGACGGAGGTCAAGCAAGGATTAGTATTAGCTAGCTTGACGACCGGCCTCAGACAAAAAGGTTGAGCAGCACAGGATCCCTTTCGCCTCCGGTTGTGGTGCCGGACTCATCGGAGCTCATTGACGGCGTCCCCGGCCGCAGTGCTGGTTTCCTCTCCCCCACCGCCGGCGGAGAGCCGGGGCTGAGGCACAGGCCTAGGTCGCACGACGGGGCTTCAGGTACCTCGGCCTTCCTCACCCGCTTCGCAGTGGAGAAGGTAGACCAGCCGCCGTTGCGCTTGGCGGCGCCGTAGAGGTccccgccagcgccgccgcaggCCCCGCCGAGCTCCGGCAGAGGGCCGATGGCGCCTCCACGCAGCACGGTCTCGACAGCGGCCTGGCAGAGGGGCCAGTTCCCCGTCCAGAGGAGGCCCACCGCGCCGTGCACCGGATTGATGGTTCGCCCCGCTGCTTCGTACAGCAGCGACTGGAACAACGCTGCGCGCAACCAACGACATATGGTCAGCTGCTTCGTACAGGAATATGTACGGTACACGTGCAGAGCCGTGATGGATTGTATTCTACATACCAGGTCGCTGCGCCTCGGGGACAGCGGAGATGAAGGAGAGGAGTCCGGCGCGGCCGAAGAACTTGGCGACGAAGACGGTGGCGTGGCCctgcgcgtcggcggcgtcgatccACTGCAGGCATGGCCGCAGCACGCAGCCGTCACTGCACCCCTT
Coding sequences:
- the LOC4333227 gene encoding LOB domain-containing protein 37 produces the protein MSCNGCRVLRKGCSDGCVLRPCLQWIDAADAQGHATVFVAKFFGRAGLLSFISAVPEAQRPALFQSLLYEAAGRTINPVHGAVGLLWTGNWPLCQAAVETVLRGGAIGPLPELGGACGGAGGDLYGAAKRNGGWSTFSTAKRVRKAEVPEAPSCDLGLCLSPGSPPAVGERKPALRPGTPSMSSDESGTTTGGERDPVLLNLFV